In the genome of Kitasatospora cathayae, one region contains:
- the sufC gene encoding Fe-S cluster assembly ATPase SufC, translating to MATLEIRDLHVSVEAENGPREILKGVDLTVKQGETHAIMGPNGSGKSTLAYSLAGHPKYTVTGGSVLLDGEDVLEMSVDERAKAGVFLAMQYPVEVPGVSVSNFLRTAATAVRGEAPKLRLWVKEVKEAMAALQMDPAFAERNVNEGFSGGEKKRHEILQLELLKPKIAILDETDSGLDVDALRIVSEGINRVRSTGEVGTLLVTHYTRILRYIKPDYVHVFAGGRIVESGGAELADKLEEEGYESYVKGGASE from the coding sequence ATGGCTACCCTTGAAATCCGCGACCTGCACGTCTCCGTCGAGGCCGAGAACGGCCCGCGCGAGATCCTGAAGGGCGTCGACCTGACCGTGAAGCAGGGCGAGACCCACGCCATCATGGGTCCGAACGGCTCCGGCAAGTCCACCCTGGCCTACTCGCTGGCGGGCCACCCCAAGTACACCGTCACCGGCGGCTCGGTGCTGCTGGACGGCGAGGACGTCCTGGAGATGTCCGTCGACGAGCGCGCCAAGGCCGGTGTCTTCCTGGCCATGCAGTACCCGGTCGAGGTCCCGGGCGTCTCGGTCAGCAACTTCCTGCGCACCGCCGCCACCGCCGTCCGCGGCGAGGCCCCCAAGCTGCGGCTGTGGGTGAAGGAGGTCAAGGAGGCGATGGCCGCCCTGCAGATGGACCCGGCCTTCGCCGAGCGCAACGTCAACGAGGGCTTCTCCGGCGGTGAGAAGAAGCGCCACGAGATCCTCCAGCTGGAGCTGCTCAAGCCGAAGATCGCGATCCTCGACGAGACCGACTCCGGCCTGGACGTCGACGCGCTGCGGATCGTCTCCGAGGGCATCAACCGGGTCCGCTCGACCGGCGAGGTCGGCACCCTGCTGGTGACCCACTACACCCGCATCCTGCGGTACATCAAGCCCGACTACGTCCACGTCTTCGCGGGCGGCCGCATCGTCGAGTCCGGCGGTGCCGAGCTGGCCGACAAGCTGGAGGAAGAGGGCTACGAGTCGTATGTGAAGGGCGGCGCGTCCGAGTGA
- a CDS encoding helix-turn-helix transcriptional regulator: protein MREHAEQQEAETASHCDVPVTAAEVLLEGHRATRDRVARSILDHGPSSAADLANRLGLTAAAVRRHLDGLAAAGLVESREQRVYGSRGRGRPAKVFALTDGGRDAFYQAYDQLAADALRWISDSVGGGKAGEEAVAAFARARFGKQGERYRETLRRAEARERPEALAEALSADGYAATVRRVPSAVAKAPAGAQLCQHHCPVAHIAEQFPQLCEAETEVFSQLLGTHVQRLATIAHGDGVCTTYVPAPGAASSPAQRPAGHGSDAVPTAGTSTEDSASAR from the coding sequence ATGCGCGAGCACGCCGAGCAGCAGGAGGCCGAGACGGCCTCCCACTGCGACGTGCCCGTGACGGCGGCCGAGGTGCTGCTGGAGGGCCACCGGGCCACCCGGGACCGGGTCGCCCGGTCGATCCTGGACCACGGCCCCTCCTCCGCCGCCGACCTGGCGAACCGGCTCGGCCTCACCGCCGCCGCCGTCCGCCGTCACCTGGACGGACTGGCCGCCGCCGGCCTGGTCGAGTCCCGCGAGCAGCGGGTCTACGGCAGCCGTGGCCGGGGCCGTCCGGCCAAGGTCTTCGCTCTCACCGACGGCGGCCGGGACGCCTTCTACCAGGCCTACGACCAGCTCGCGGCCGACGCGCTGCGCTGGATCTCGGACTCGGTGGGCGGCGGCAAGGCGGGCGAGGAGGCGGTCGCCGCCTTCGCCCGCGCCCGGTTCGGCAAGCAGGGCGAGAGGTACCGGGAGACCCTGCGGCGGGCCGAGGCCCGGGAGCGCCCGGAGGCCCTCGCCGAGGCGCTGAGCGCGGACGGGTACGCTGCCACGGTGCGGCGTGTCCCGTCGGCCGTGGCCAAGGCCCCGGCGGGCGCCCAGCTCTGCCAGCACCACTGCCCGGTCGCGCACATCGCCGAGCAGTTCCCGCAGCTCTGCGAGGCGGAGACCGAGGTCTTCTCCCAGCTCCTGGGCACCCATGTGCAACGGCTGGCCACCATCGCCCACGGCGACGGGGTCTGCACCACCTATGTGCCGGCACCCGGTGCCGCATCGTCGCCCGCCCAGCGCCCCGCGGGCCACGGCTCCGATGCAGTGCCGACTGCCGGTACGTCCACCGAAGATTCTGCGTCCGCGCGTTAG
- a CDS encoding LAETG motif-containing sortase-dependent surface protein: MARQQRHVRIGATALAGTAAAGFLLPLALATNASAHVPTWSVTCDKVVIDLINYSPKPDVKNTVSLTVGDEKVLDAKEFPAEFHGTFPVKDHDAPVTAHLVVKTTETPAEKGWNVDETKTIAPCHTPTPTPTPTKTPTPTPTPTPTMTPSATPTPSRTPSATPTPSQTPAAPAPAPATSAPALAQTGSSDATPMIAAVGGGVVLVGGALVLLARKRRGGSQG, encoded by the coding sequence ATGGCGCGACAGCAGCGGCACGTTCGGATCGGTGCGACGGCACTCGCCGGCACGGCGGCGGCCGGATTCCTCCTGCCCCTGGCGCTGGCCACCAACGCCTCGGCGCACGTGCCGACTTGGTCGGTGACCTGCGACAAGGTCGTGATCGATCTGATCAACTACAGCCCCAAGCCCGACGTGAAGAACACCGTCAGCCTCACCGTCGGCGACGAGAAGGTCCTGGACGCCAAGGAGTTCCCGGCGGAGTTCCACGGCACCTTCCCGGTGAAGGACCACGACGCCCCGGTGACGGCGCACCTGGTGGTCAAGACCACCGAGACCCCGGCCGAGAAGGGCTGGAACGTCGACGAGACCAAGACCATCGCGCCGTGCCACACCCCGACCCCGACACCCACCCCCACCAAGACCCCCACCCCGACCCCCACTCCGACGCCGACCATGACTCCGTCGGCGACGCCCACCCCGAGCAGGACCCCGTCGGCGACCCCGACCCCCAGCCAGACCCCCGCCGCCCCCGCCCCGGCCCCCGCCACCAGCGCCCCGGCGCTCGCCCAGACCGGTAGCAGCGACGCGACGCCGATGATCGCGGCGGTCGGCGGCGGCGTGGTGCTGGTCGGCGGCGCGCTGGTGCTGCTCGCCCGCAAGCGGCGCGGCGGCAGCCAGGGCTGA
- the sufU gene encoding Fe-S cluster assembly sulfur transfer protein SufU yields MKLDSMYQDIILDHYRNPHGKGLRDGDAEVHHVNPTCGDEITLRVKLDGAKVTDVSYESQGCSISQASASVLNDLVVGKTVGEAQAVQEAFLELMQSKGQGEGDEEVLEDAVAFAGVSKYPARVKCALLSWMAWKDATAQALAQNPVVND; encoded by the coding sequence ATGAAGCTCGACTCGATGTACCAGGACATCATCCTGGACCACTACCGCAACCCGCACGGCAAGGGGCTGCGGGACGGCGACGCCGAGGTGCACCACGTCAACCCGACGTGCGGCGACGAGATCACCCTGCGGGTGAAGCTCGACGGCGCGAAGGTCACCGACGTCTCGTACGAGTCCCAGGGCTGTTCGATCAGCCAGGCCAGCGCCTCGGTGCTGAACGACCTGGTGGTCGGCAAGACCGTCGGCGAGGCGCAGGCCGTCCAGGAAGCCTTCCTGGAGCTGATGCAGAGCAAGGGCCAGGGCGAGGGCGACGAGGAGGTGCTGGAGGACGCGGTCGCGTTCGCGGGCGTCTCCAAGTACCCCGCCCGGGTCAAGTGCGCCCTGCTCAGCTGGATGGCCTGGAAGGACGCCACCGCCCAGGCGCTCGCCCAGAACCCCGTCGTGAACGACTGA
- a CDS encoding bifunctional 3-phenylpropionate/cinnamic acid dioxygenase ferredoxin subunit, whose translation MSFLRACALSDLQEDVPKRVDLNGVPVSIVRTEEGVFAINDTCSHANVSLSEGEVEDCMIECWLHGSSFDLRTGKPSGLPATKPVAVYPVKIEGDDVLVSVNQES comes from the coding sequence ATGAGCTTCCTCCGTGCCTGCGCGCTGAGCGACCTCCAGGAGGACGTGCCCAAGCGCGTGGACCTCAACGGCGTGCCGGTCTCGATCGTCCGCACCGAAGAGGGGGTGTTCGCGATCAACGACACCTGCTCGCACGCGAACGTCTCGCTCTCCGAGGGTGAGGTCGAGGACTGCATGATCGAGTGCTGGCTGCACGGCTCCAGCTTCGACCTGCGCACCGGCAAGCCCTCCGGCCTGCCCGCCACCAAGCCGGTCGCTGTCTACCCCGTAAAGATCGAAGGGGACGATGTGCTCGTCTCCGTCAACCAGGAGTCCTGA
- a CDS encoding COX15/CtaA family protein — translation MDRVLNPFSLLAERWQPSAAMVRRATFAALVMSVVIVVTGGAVRLTASGLGCTTWPRCTAESLTPTAEMGFHGIVEFTNRMLTYVLSAAVGWAILAARCHRPWRRSMTKLGWAQFWLVMSNAVLGGITVLTGLNPYTVAGHMIAAMALVWVALLMWERSKEGDGPARLSVARPIHQLSYVLVTVVGLLVAAGTLVTGAGHHPGTPQDNKIVPRIPIDYDRLAQFHADFAFISVGLTIAMIFVFAAIKAPQAAKSRTKELLAVLLLQGVLGFIQYFTDAPELMVGLHMLGATLTWIAALRIPLALRVREVEAAPEQLPAQTPQAATV, via the coding sequence ATTGACCGCGTGCTGAACCCCTTCTCCCTGCTCGCCGAGCGCTGGCAGCCCTCCGCCGCGATGGTCCGGCGCGCCACGTTCGCCGCGCTGGTGATGAGCGTGGTGATCGTCGTCACCGGCGGCGCCGTCCGCCTCACCGCCTCCGGCCTCGGCTGTACGACCTGGCCCCGCTGCACCGCCGAGAGCCTGACGCCCACGGCGGAGATGGGCTTCCACGGCATCGTCGAGTTCACCAACCGGATGCTCACCTACGTGCTGAGCGCGGCCGTCGGCTGGGCGATCCTGGCCGCCCGCTGCCACCGCCCGTGGCGGCGCAGCATGACGAAGCTCGGCTGGGCCCAGTTCTGGCTGGTGATGAGCAACGCCGTGCTCGGCGGCATCACCGTGCTGACCGGCCTCAACCCCTACACCGTCGCGGGACACATGATCGCCGCGATGGCCCTGGTCTGGGTCGCCCTGCTGATGTGGGAGCGCAGCAAGGAGGGCGACGGCCCGGCCAGGCTTTCGGTGGCCCGCCCGATCCACCAGCTCTCCTACGTCCTGGTCACGGTCGTCGGCCTGCTGGTCGCCGCCGGCACTTTGGTCACCGGCGCCGGGCACCACCCGGGTACGCCCCAGGACAACAAGATCGTCCCCCGCATCCCGATCGACTACGACAGGTTGGCCCAGTTCCACGCCGACTTCGCCTTCATCTCGGTCGGCCTGACCATCGCAATGATCTTCGTCTTCGCCGCGATCAAGGCCCCGCAAGCGGCCAAGTCCCGCACCAAGGAACTCCTCGCGGTCCTGCTCCTCCAGGGCGTCCTCGGCTTCATCCAGTACTTCACGGATGCCCCCGAGCTGATGGTCGGTCTCCACATGCTCGGCGCCACGCTGACGTGGATCGCCGCCCTCCGCATCCCCCTCGCCCTCCGCGTACGCGAGGTCGAAGCCGCCCCCGAGCAGCTGCCCGCGCAGACCCCACAAGCTGCCACCGTCTGA
- a CDS encoding ABC transporter permease: MLLAQTAFETRMLLRNGEQLLLTVVIPTVLLVLFSAVDVVAVEGPGKRVDFLAPGLLALAVMSTAFTGQAIATGFERRYGVLKRLGASPLPRWTLLTAKTGCVLVTEVLQVALLSVIALALGWSPHGNPLAVAALLVLGTAAFSGLGLLMAGTLKAEATLAAANLVFILLLLAGGVIVPLSKFPGAVRSVLELLPISALSDGLRSVLQHGTGVPWSDLGILAGWAVLGLAAAARFFRWE; encoded by the coding sequence ATGCTGCTCGCCCAGACCGCCTTCGAGACCAGGATGCTGCTGCGCAACGGCGAGCAGCTACTGCTCACCGTGGTCATCCCGACCGTGCTGCTGGTGCTGTTCTCCGCTGTGGACGTCGTCGCGGTGGAGGGCCCCGGCAAGCGGGTCGACTTCCTGGCGCCCGGCCTGCTCGCACTGGCCGTGATGTCCACCGCCTTCACCGGGCAGGCCATCGCCACCGGCTTCGAGCGCCGCTACGGCGTGCTCAAGCGGCTCGGCGCCAGCCCGCTGCCGCGCTGGACGCTGCTGACCGCCAAGACCGGCTGCGTGCTGGTCACCGAGGTGCTCCAGGTCGCCCTGCTGTCGGTGATCGCGCTGGCGCTCGGCTGGTCCCCGCACGGCAACCCTCTGGCCGTCGCCGCGCTGCTGGTGCTCGGCACCGCCGCCTTCTCCGGGCTCGGCCTGCTGATGGCCGGCACCCTGAAGGCCGAGGCCACGCTGGCCGCCGCCAACCTGGTGTTCATCCTGCTGCTGCTGGCCGGCGGGGTGATCGTGCCGCTCAGCAAGTTCCCCGGCGCGGTGCGGTCGGTGCTGGAGTTGCTGCCGATCTCGGCGCTCTCCGACGGCCTGCGCTCGGTGCTCCAGCACGGCACCGGTGTGCCGTGGTCGGACCTCGGCATCCTGGCGGGCTGGGCCGTCCTGGGGCTGGCGGCGGCCGCCCGGTTCTTCCGCTGGGAGTAG
- the sufB gene encoding Fe-S cluster assembly protein SufB, whose product MTDTVSHPELEGLGNYEYGWADPDTAGAAAKRGLSEEVVRDISAKKNESEWMLNLRLKGLKLFGKKPMPTWGSDLSGIDFDNIKYFVRSTEKQAESWEDLPADIKATYDKLGIPEAEKQRLVAGVAAQYESEVVYHQIREDLEEQGVVFLDTDTALREHPELFKEYFGTVIPAGDNKFAALNTAVWSGGSFIYVPKGVHVDIPLQAYFRINTENMGQFERTLIIVDEDAYVHYVEGCTAPIYSSDSLHSAVVEIIVKKGGRCRYTTIQNWSNNVYNLVTKRAVAYEGATMEWIDGNIGSKVTMKYPAVYLMGEHAKGETLSIAFAGEGQHQDAGAKMVHMAPNTSSHIVSKSVARGGGRTSYRGLIEIGEGSHGAKSNVLCDALLVDTVSRSDTYPYVDVREDDVSMGHEATVSKVSEDQLFYLMSRGLTETEAMAMIVRGFVEPIARELPMEYALELNRLIELQMEGAVG is encoded by the coding sequence ATGACTGACACCGTTTCGCACCCGGAGCTCGAGGGCCTGGGCAATTACGAGTACGGCTGGGCCGACCCGGACACCGCCGGTGCCGCGGCCAAGCGCGGGCTCAGCGAGGAGGTCGTGCGCGACATCTCCGCGAAGAAGAACGAGTCCGAGTGGATGCTGAACCTCCGGCTCAAGGGCCTGAAGCTGTTCGGCAAGAAGCCCATGCCGACCTGGGGCTCCGACCTCTCCGGCATCGACTTCGACAACATCAAGTACTTCGTCCGCTCCACCGAGAAGCAGGCCGAGTCCTGGGAGGACCTGCCCGCGGACATCAAGGCGACCTACGACAAGCTGGGCATCCCGGAGGCGGAGAAGCAGCGCCTGGTCGCCGGTGTCGCCGCCCAGTACGAGTCCGAGGTCGTCTACCACCAGATCCGCGAGGACCTGGAGGAGCAGGGCGTCGTCTTCCTGGACACCGACACCGCGCTGCGCGAGCACCCGGAGCTGTTCAAGGAGTACTTCGGCACCGTCATCCCGGCCGGCGACAACAAGTTCGCCGCGCTGAACACGGCCGTGTGGTCCGGCGGTTCGTTCATCTACGTGCCGAAGGGCGTGCACGTCGACATCCCGCTGCAGGCCTACTTCCGGATCAACACCGAGAACATGGGCCAGTTCGAGCGGACGCTGATCATCGTCGACGAGGACGCCTACGTCCACTACGTCGAGGGCTGCACCGCGCCGATCTACTCCTCCGACTCGCTGCACTCGGCGGTCGTCGAGATCATCGTCAAGAAGGGCGGCCGCTGCCGCTACACGACCATCCAGAACTGGTCGAACAACGTCTACAACCTGGTCACCAAGCGCGCCGTGGCGTACGAGGGCGCGACCATGGAGTGGATCGACGGCAACATCGGTTCCAAGGTCACCATGAAGTACCCGGCCGTCTACCTGATGGGCGAGCACGCCAAGGGCGAGACCCTGTCGATCGCCTTCGCGGGCGAGGGCCAGCACCAGGACGCCGGCGCCAAGATGGTGCACATGGCGCCGAACACCTCCTCGCACATCGTCTCCAAGTCGGTGGCGCGCGGCGGCGGCCGGACCTCCTACCGCGGCCTGATCGAGATCGGCGAGGGCTCGCACGGCGCCAAGTCCAACGTGCTGTGCGACGCGCTGCTGGTCGACACCGTCTCGCGCTCGGACACCTACCCGTACGTGGACGTCCGCGAGGACGACGTGTCCATGGGCCACGAGGCGACCGTCTCCAAGGTCAGCGAGGACCAGCTGTTCTACCTGATGAGCCGTGGCCTGACCGAGACCGAGGCGATGGCGATGATCGTCCGCGGCTTCGTCGAGCCGATCGCGCGCGAGCTGCCGATGGAGTACGCGCTGGAGCTCAACCGGCTGATCGAGCTGCAGATGGAGGGCGCGGTCGGCTGA
- a CDS encoding cysteine desulfurase: MTHTLTGLLDTDAIRKDFPVLQRLLHEEKPLVYLDNAATSQKPRQVLEALNAYYERHNANVHRGVHVLAEEATAMYEGARDKVAAFVNAPSRNEVIFTKNASESLNLVANMLGWADEPYKVDADSEIVITEMEHHSNIVPWQLLSQRTGAKLKWFGLTDEGRLDLSNIDELITEKTKVVSFTLVSNLLGTINPVETIVRRAQAVGALVVIDASQAAPHMVLDVQALEADFVAFTGHKMLAPTGIGVLWGRQELLEDLPPFLGGGEMIETVTMGSSTYAPAPHKFEAGTPPIAQAVGLGAAIDYLSAIGMDKIAAHEHAITEYAVERLLEVPDLRIIGPRTAVDRGAAISFTLGDIHPHDVGQVLDEQGIAVRVGHHCARPVCLRYGIPATTRASFYLYSTPGEVDALIDGLHHVRNFFG; encoded by the coding sequence GTGACCCATACCCTTACCGGCCTGCTCGACACCGACGCGATCCGCAAGGACTTCCCCGTCCTGCAGCGCCTGCTGCACGAGGAGAAGCCGCTGGTCTACCTGGACAACGCGGCGACCTCGCAGAAGCCGCGTCAGGTGCTCGAGGCGCTGAACGCCTACTACGAGCGGCACAACGCCAACGTCCACCGCGGCGTGCACGTGCTCGCCGAGGAGGCCACGGCGATGTACGAGGGCGCCCGCGACAAGGTCGCGGCCTTCGTCAACGCGCCGAGCCGCAACGAGGTGATCTTCACCAAGAACGCCTCGGAGTCGCTCAACCTCGTGGCCAACATGCTCGGTTGGGCCGACGAGCCGTACAAGGTCGACGCCGACTCCGAGATCGTGATCACGGAGATGGAGCACCACTCCAACATCGTCCCGTGGCAGCTGCTGTCGCAGCGCACCGGTGCGAAGCTCAAGTGGTTCGGGCTGACCGACGAGGGCCGGCTCGACCTGTCGAACATCGACGAGCTGATCACCGAGAAGACCAAGGTGGTCTCCTTCACGCTGGTCTCCAACCTGCTGGGCACGATCAACCCGGTCGAGACGATCGTCCGCCGGGCCCAGGCGGTCGGCGCGCTGGTCGTCATCGACGCCTCGCAGGCCGCGCCGCACATGGTGCTGGACGTGCAGGCGCTGGAGGCCGACTTCGTCGCCTTCACCGGCCACAAGATGCTGGCTCCGACCGGCATCGGCGTGCTCTGGGGCCGCCAGGAGCTGCTGGAGGACCTCCCGCCGTTCCTCGGCGGCGGCGAGATGATCGAGACCGTCACCATGGGCTCGTCCACCTACGCCCCGGCGCCGCACAAGTTCGAGGCCGGCACCCCGCCGATCGCCCAGGCGGTCGGGCTGGGCGCGGCCATCGACTACCTGTCGGCGATCGGCATGGACAAGATCGCCGCGCACGAGCACGCGATCACCGAGTACGCGGTGGAGCGCCTGCTGGAGGTCCCGGACCTGCGGATCATCGGTCCGCGCACGGCCGTGGACCGCGGCGCCGCGATCTCCTTCACCCTGGGCGACATCCACCCGCACGACGTGGGCCAGGTGCTGGACGAGCAGGGCATCGCCGTGCGCGTCGGGCACCACTGCGCGCGGCCGGTCTGCCTGCGGTACGGAATTCCGGCGACCACGCGGGCGTCGTTCTACCTGTACTCGACGCCGGGCGAGGTCGACGCGCTGATCGACGGCCTGCACCACGTCCGGAACTTCTTCGGCTGA
- the sufD gene encoding Fe-S cluster assembly protein SufD: MADVQNTTGSTTAGSIEVGTAGAGAQLAGPGTGRTGVQQPIDARVAVKPSFDVNDFPVPHGREEDWRFTPLHRLGGLHDGTAAASERGEDKVEFTLPDGVTAETVGRDDARLGKAGTPVDRVAAQAFSAFEQALVVTVPKDAVLTEPVKIDVSAEGGVRFAHVVIDVKPFAEAVVVLNHAGTGTRAANVELLVGDGAKLTFVSVQDWERDAVHVAQHNALVGRDASFKSVVVTFGGDLVRLHPRVNYAGPGGEAELFGLYFADAGQHLEHRLIIDHDTPHCRSNVAYKGALQGQDAHAVWVGDVLIRAAALGTDTYELNRNLVLTDGARVDSIPNLEIETGEIVGAGHASATGRFDDEQLFYLMARGIPADEARRLVVRGFFAELLQQIGVAEVQEQLMEKIEAELEAAV; this comes from the coding sequence ATGGCTGACGTCCAGAACACCACCGGCTCCACCACCGCCGGTTCGATCGAGGTCGGCACCGCCGGCGCGGGCGCGCAGCTCGCCGGCCCCGGCACCGGCCGGACCGGGGTCCAGCAGCCGATCGACGCGCGCGTCGCGGTCAAGCCGTCCTTCGACGTGAACGACTTCCCGGTGCCGCACGGCCGCGAGGAGGACTGGCGGTTCACCCCGCTGCACCGCCTCGGCGGGCTGCACGACGGCACCGCCGCCGCCTCCGAGCGTGGCGAGGACAAGGTCGAGTTCACCCTGCCGGACGGCGTCACCGCCGAGACCGTCGGCCGCGACGACGCCCGCCTGGGCAAGGCCGGCACGCCGGTCGACCGGGTCGCCGCGCAGGCCTTCAGCGCCTTCGAGCAGGCGCTCGTGGTCACCGTCCCCAAGGACGCGGTGCTGACCGAGCCGGTCAAGATCGACGTGAGCGCCGAGGGCGGGGTCCGCTTCGCCCACGTGGTGATCGACGTCAAGCCGTTCGCCGAGGCCGTCGTGGTGCTCAACCACGCGGGCACCGGCACCCGGGCCGCCAACGTCGAGCTCCTGGTCGGCGACGGCGCCAAGCTCACCTTCGTCTCCGTGCAGGACTGGGAGCGGGACGCCGTCCACGTCGCCCAGCACAACGCGCTGGTCGGCCGGGACGCCTCGTTCAAGTCCGTGGTCGTCACCTTCGGCGGCGACCTGGTCCGCCTGCACCCGCGGGTCAACTACGCCGGCCCCGGCGGCGAGGCCGAGCTGTTCGGCCTGTACTTCGCCGACGCCGGCCAGCACCTCGAGCACCGCCTGATCATCGACCACGACACGCCGCACTGCCGGTCGAACGTGGCGTACAAGGGCGCGCTGCAGGGCCAGGACGCCCACGCGGTCTGGGTCGGCGACGTGCTGATCCGTGCCGCCGCGCTCGGCACCGACACCTACGAGCTCAACCGGAACCTGGTGCTCACCGACGGCGCCCGGGTCGACTCGATCCCGAACCTGGAGATCGAGACCGGCGAGATCGTCGGCGCCGGCCACGCCTCGGCGACCGGCCGCTTCGACGACGAGCAGCTGTTCTACCTGATGGCCCGCGGCATCCCGGCCGACGAGGCCCGCCGCCTGGTGGTCCGCGGCTTCTTCGCCGAGCTGCTCCAGCAGATCGGCGTGGCCGAGGTCCAGGAGCAGCTCATGGAGAAGATCGAAGCCGAGCTGGAAGCGGCGGTCTGA
- a CDS encoding metal-sulfur cluster assembly factor, whose translation MSDETPSAVEEQPNGGIVGTTAGTVSVEDLTEALMDVVDPELGIDVVNLGLIYGIHIDESDVATIDMTLTSAACPLTDVIEDQAKTATDGLVQDLRINWVWMPPWGPDKITDDGREQLRALGFNV comes from the coding sequence ATGAGTGACGAAACCCCCTCCGCTGTGGAGGAGCAGCCGAACGGCGGCATCGTCGGCACCACCGCCGGCACCGTCTCGGTCGAGGACCTGACCGAGGCCCTGATGGACGTCGTCGACCCCGAACTGGGCATCGACGTCGTCAACCTGGGCCTGATCTACGGCATCCACATCGACGAGTCCGACGTGGCCACCATCGACATGACGCTCACCTCGGCGGCCTGCCCGCTGACCGACGTCATCGAGGACCAGGCCAAGACCGCCACCGACGGCCTGGTCCAGGACCTGCGGATCAACTGGGTCTGGATGCCGCCGTGGGGTCCGGACAAGATCACCGACGACGGCCGCGAGCAGCTGCGCGCGCTGGGCTTCAACGTCTGA
- a CDS encoding ABC transporter ATP-binding protein, producing MNPVPAVEIAGLVKRYGDKAAVDGLDLTIARGAITAVLGPNGAGKTTTIETCEGYRRPDAGTVRVLGLDPVTQSAALRPRIGVMLQSGGVYAGARAVEMLRHTAKLHAHPLDVDALVERLGLGSCGRTTYRRLSGGQQQRLALAMAVVGRPELVFLDEPTAGLDPQARRATWELVRDLRRDGVTVVVTTHHMDEAEQLADHVAIVDRGRVIAGGTTEELCRGGAEDALRFDGPPGLDLGPLLKELPPGATAAETAPGNYRVAAPVDPSRLLATVTGWCAASGILPERLSVQRRSLEDVFLDLTGRELRS from the coding sequence ATGAACCCCGTACCCGCGGTAGAGATCGCCGGGCTGGTCAAGCGCTACGGCGACAAAGCCGCGGTGGACGGCCTCGACCTCACCATCGCACGCGGCGCGATCACCGCCGTACTCGGCCCCAACGGCGCCGGCAAGACCACCACCATCGAGACCTGCGAGGGCTACCGCCGCCCCGACGCCGGCACCGTCCGCGTCCTCGGGCTCGACCCGGTCACCCAGAGCGCCGCGCTGCGCCCCCGGATCGGCGTCATGCTCCAGTCCGGCGGCGTCTACGCGGGCGCGCGCGCCGTCGAGATGCTGCGGCACACCGCCAAACTGCACGCCCACCCGCTGGACGTGGACGCCCTGGTCGAGCGCCTCGGCCTCGGCTCCTGCGGCCGCACCACCTACCGCCGGCTCTCCGGCGGCCAGCAGCAGCGGCTCGCCCTGGCGATGGCCGTGGTCGGCCGCCCCGAACTGGTCTTCCTCGACGAGCCCACCGCCGGCCTCGACCCGCAGGCCCGCCGCGCCACCTGGGAACTGGTCCGCGACCTGCGCCGGGACGGCGTCACCGTGGTGGTCACCACCCACCACATGGACGAGGCCGAGCAGCTCGCCGACCACGTCGCCATCGTCGACCGCGGCAGGGTCATCGCCGGCGGCACCACCGAGGAGCTGTGCCGCGGCGGCGCCGAGGACGCCCTGCGGTTCGACGGCCCGCCCGGACTCGACCTCGGCCCGCTGCTCAAGGAACTGCCCCCGGGCGCCACCGCCGCCGAGACCGCCCCCGGCAACTACCGCGTCGCGGCGCCCGTCGACCCCAGCAGGCTGCTGGCCACCGTCACCGGCTGGTGCGCGGCCTCCGGCATCCTGCCCGAACGGCTGTCCGTGCAGCGCCGCAGCCTCGAAGACGTCTTCCTCGACCTGACCGGACGGGAGCTCCGCTCGTGA